In Primulina huaijiensis isolate GDHJ02 chromosome 4, ASM1229523v2, whole genome shotgun sequence, a genomic segment contains:
- the LOC140974773 gene encoding dof zinc finger protein DOF5.6-like: MTSLQVCMDSSDWFQQGTTNITAMDSSTITPQSDQEDMLTCTRTLLEGRVIRPQHEQALKCPRCESTHTKFCYYNNYSLSQPRYFCKACRRYWTKGGTLRNIPVGGGCRKNKKSSAKKSSSSSLNDNNQSLQQQQTYKGAAAQSPSPLSSYYNHDNADPTDRFPLAFPDQIHFPSLHSNGILNANMNSHHSSFLLENPAPVDHFLENKYASLFGGRDFMEINGDNFGTINDNFSGIFYQSGIENLSAGTQLPYENHHELGLKPMNTSNILSLEWHNLQQEAACNPETGIGYPGGINGSWTGLMNAFGSSINPML; the protein is encoded by the exons ATGACTTCCCTCCAAGTTTGCATGGATTCATCTGACTGGTTCCAACAG GGCACAACCAATATTACAGCGATGGATTCTTCTACAATCACGCCGCAATCTGATCAAGAAGACATGCTTACATGCACGAGAACTCTACTGGAGGGGAGAGTAATCAGACCGCAGCATGAACAAGCCTTGAAATGCCCCCGGTGCGAATCCACGCACACCAAATTCTGCTACTACAACAATTACAGCCTCTCCCAGCCTAGATACTTCTGCAAAGCCTGCCGCCGCTACTGGACCAAAGGTGGCACCCTCCGCAACATCCCTGTCGGTGGTGGTTGCCGGAAGAACAAGAAATCCTCGGCCAAGAAGTCGTCGTCGTCGTCTTTGAATGATAATAACCAGAGCCTGCAGCAACAGCAAACTTATAAGGGTGCCGCTGCTCAATCACCTTCTCCTCTGTCCTCGTATTACAATCACGATAATGCTGATCCCACGGATCGGTTTCCGCTCGCTTTTCCTGATCAAATCCACTTCCCATCTCTCCACTCAAATGGGATTCTGAATGCTAACATGAACTCTCACCACAGTAGTTTCTTGCTCGAAAATCCTGCTCCGGTCGATCACTTCTTGGAAAACAAGTATGCGTCCCTTTTTGGTGGCCGGGATTTCATGGAAATCAACGGCGATAACTTCGGCACGATTAACGATAACTTCAGTGGGATTTTCTATCAATCTGGGATCGAAAATCTCAGTGCAGGGACGCAGCTGCCGTACGAGAATCATCACGAGCTGGGTTTGAAGCCAATGAACACATCCAATATTTTGTCACTTGAATGGCATAATCTTCAGCAAGAAGCTGCTTGTAATCCTGAGACTGGGATAGGTTATCCTGGCGGGATCAATGGATCCTGGACTGGATTGATGAATGCGTTTGGATCTTCGATTAACCCGATGCTCTAA